In one Pempheris klunzingeri isolate RE-2024b chromosome 8, fPemKlu1.hap1, whole genome shotgun sequence genomic region, the following are encoded:
- the LOC139204831 gene encoding secretory phospholipase A2 receptor-like: protein MDQHGEWFESDCGIRRSFVCKGNNDTSTHIFVAGTKSWRDAQNHCRGLSLDLVSIHSAEENEVVHNVSVSQSVWIGLFKDPWKWSDGNTSSYRNWKPIHLILIQENKTWIEAMSYCREHHVDLVHITTKDIQEKVAEKAKKATSPHVWLGLRYTCNFNFWFWISSAPGCYWNWAPGQGIAGKYNCGVTGAIEATGRQQWVGLSETEKLNFICYACIE, encoded by the exons ATGGATCAACACGGCGAGTGGTTTGAAAGTGACTGTGGCATTAGGAGAAGTTTTGTTTGTAAAG GCAACAATGATACCAGCACTCACATTTTTGTTGCTGGGACCAAATCATGGAGGGATGCTCAGAATCATTGCAGGGGCTTATCGTTGGATCTCGTCAGCATACACTCAGCAGAAGAGAATGAGGTGGTACATAATGTGTCTGTGTCGCAAAGTGTGTGGATTGGCCTCTTCAAAGATCCTTGGAAGTGGTCTGATGGGAACACGTCATCATACCGTAACTGGAAACCCATTCA CCTGATATTAATCCAGGAAAACAAGACATGGATTGAAGCTATGAGTTACTGCAGGGAGCACCATGTTGACCTTGTTCACATTACTACCAAAGACATTCAGGAGAAGGTGgctgaaaaggcaaaaaaggcCACGTCTCCCCATGTTTGGCTTGGTCTGCGCTACACTTGTAACTTTAACTTTTGGTTCTGGATCAGTTCAGCTCCTGGCTGTTACTGGAACTGGGCACCAGGACAAGGAATTGCAGGGAAATATAACTGTGGTGTCACTGGTGCCATTGAGGCCACTGGGAGGCAGCAGTGGGTAGGCTTGTCTGagacagaaaaactgaatttcatCTGCTATGCGTGCATTGAATGA
- the rxrbb gene encoding retinoic acid receptor RXR-beta-B isoform X1 produces the protein MSAQQPNSSASNSPTNILGSPFSVISPSLNSPVVSPSLGFGPISNSQISSSAPISGMHSISSSEDIKPPFGLRPMPAHSPGIMLSQKRLCVICGDRSSGKHYGVYSCEGCKGFFKRTVRKDLSYTCRDNKECLVDKRQRNRCQYCRYQKCLAMGMKREVIKHVKWIKEDGKDEGWMTVQEERQRNRERDGELEFSVGVNEEMPVEKILEAETAVEQKTELHSDGGSAGNSPHDAVTNICQTADKQLFALVEWAKRIPHFSELPLDDQVILLRAGWNELLIASFSHRSIALKDGVLLASELQRDSAHSAGVGAIFDRESVQSAEVGAIFDRVLTELVNKMRDMQMDKTELGCLRAIVLFNPDAKGLSNTSEVELLREKVYASLEAYCKQRYPEQQGRFAKLLLRLPALRSIGLKCLEHLFFFKLIGDTPIDTFLMEMLEAPHQLS, from the exons ATGTCCGCACAGCAGCCCAACAGTTCAGCCTCTAACAGTCCCACCAACATCCTGGGTTCTCCTTTCTCAGTCATCAGCCCCTCACTCAACTCCCCAGTGGTCTCACCCTCTCTGGGATTTGGACCCATCAGCAACAGTCAG ATCTCCTCTTCAGCACCCATATCAGGGATGCATTCAATCAGCAGCTCAGAGGATATCAAGCCTCCATTTGGCCTGAGACCCATGCCAGCTCACAGCCCTGGAATAATGTTGTCTCAGAAACGCCTGTGTGTCATCTGTGGGGACCGCTCTTCTG GCAAGCACTATGGCGTGTACAGCTGTGAGGGTTGCAAAGGTTTCTTCAAACGAACCGTGCGCAAAGACCTGAGCTATACCTGCAGGGATAACAAAGAGTGTCTGGTTGACAAACGCCAGCGCAATCGCTGCCAGTACTGCCGCTACCAGAAGTGCCTGGCCATGGGCATGAAGAGGGAAG TGATCAAACATGTAAAGTGGATAAAAGAAGATGGAAAAGATGAGGGATGGATGA CGGTCCAGGAGGAACGTCAGAGGAACCGAGAGCGTGATGGAGAGCTGGAGTTCAGTGTCGGAGTGAATGAGGAGATGCCTGTGGAGAAGATTTTAGAGGCTGAGACTGCTGTGGAGCAAAAGACTGAGCTTCACTCTGATGGTGGTTCTGCAGGCAACTCT CCCCATGACGCAGTTACCAACATCTGTCAGACCGcagacaaacagctgtttgcCTTAGTGGAGTGGGCAAAGAGAATCCCCCATTTCTCTGAACTGCCCCTTGATGACCAGGTCATCCTTCTGCGTGCAG GGTGGAATGAGCTGCTCATTGCCTCGTTCTCCCATCGCTCCATTGCTTTGAAGGATGGAGTTCTCCTGGCCTCTGAGCTGCAGCGGGACAGTGCACACAGCGCAGGAGTTGGAGCCATTTTTGACAG GGAGAGCGTGCAGAGCGCAGAAGTCGGCGCCATATTTGACAG GGTCCTTACGGAGCTTGTCAATAAAATGAGAGATATGCAAATGGACAAAACAGAGCTTGGCTGCCTCCGAGCCATCGTCCTCTTCAACCCAG atgcTAAAGGGCTCTCCAACACTAGTGAGGTGGAGCTCCTTAGAGAAAAGGTCTATGCATCATTGGAAGCCTACTGCAAACAGAGATACCCAGAGCAACAGGGAAG GTTTGCTAAGCTCCTCCTTCGACTGCCAGCACTGCGATCCATTGGCTTGAAGTGCTTGGagcatctcttcttcttcaagCTGATTGGTGACACACCTATTGACACTTTCCTCATGGAAATGCTTGAAGCTCCCCATCAGTTGTCTTAG
- the rxrbb gene encoding retinoic acid receptor RXR-beta-B isoform X2 translates to MSAQQPNSSASNSPTNILGSPFSVISPSLNSPVVSPSLGFGPISNSQISSSAPISGMHSISSSEDIKPPFGLRPMPAHSPGIMLSQKRLCVICGDRSSGKHYGVYSCEGCKGFFKRTVRKDLSYTCRDNKECLVDKRQRNRCQYCRYQKCLAMGMKREAVQEERQRNRERDGELEFSVGVNEEMPVEKILEAETAVEQKTELHSDGGSAGNSPHDAVTNICQTADKQLFALVEWAKRIPHFSELPLDDQVILLRAGWNELLIASFSHRSIALKDGVLLASELQRDSAHSAGVGAIFDRESVQSAEVGAIFDRVLTELVNKMRDMQMDKTELGCLRAIVLFNPDAKGLSNTSEVELLREKVYASLEAYCKQRYPEQQGRFAKLLLRLPALRSIGLKCLEHLFFFKLIGDTPIDTFLMEMLEAPHQLS, encoded by the exons ATGTCCGCACAGCAGCCCAACAGTTCAGCCTCTAACAGTCCCACCAACATCCTGGGTTCTCCTTTCTCAGTCATCAGCCCCTCACTCAACTCCCCAGTGGTCTCACCCTCTCTGGGATTTGGACCCATCAGCAACAGTCAG ATCTCCTCTTCAGCACCCATATCAGGGATGCATTCAATCAGCAGCTCAGAGGATATCAAGCCTCCATTTGGCCTGAGACCCATGCCAGCTCACAGCCCTGGAATAATGTTGTCTCAGAAACGCCTGTGTGTCATCTGTGGGGACCGCTCTTCTG GCAAGCACTATGGCGTGTACAGCTGTGAGGGTTGCAAAGGTTTCTTCAAACGAACCGTGCGCAAAGACCTGAGCTATACCTGCAGGGATAACAAAGAGTGTCTGGTTGACAAACGCCAGCGCAATCGCTGCCAGTACTGCCGCTACCAGAAGTGCCTGGCCATGGGCATGAAGAGGGAAG CGGTCCAGGAGGAACGTCAGAGGAACCGAGAGCGTGATGGAGAGCTGGAGTTCAGTGTCGGAGTGAATGAGGAGATGCCTGTGGAGAAGATTTTAGAGGCTGAGACTGCTGTGGAGCAAAAGACTGAGCTTCACTCTGATGGTGGTTCTGCAGGCAACTCT CCCCATGACGCAGTTACCAACATCTGTCAGACCGcagacaaacagctgtttgcCTTAGTGGAGTGGGCAAAGAGAATCCCCCATTTCTCTGAACTGCCCCTTGATGACCAGGTCATCCTTCTGCGTGCAG GGTGGAATGAGCTGCTCATTGCCTCGTTCTCCCATCGCTCCATTGCTTTGAAGGATGGAGTTCTCCTGGCCTCTGAGCTGCAGCGGGACAGTGCACACAGCGCAGGAGTTGGAGCCATTTTTGACAG GGAGAGCGTGCAGAGCGCAGAAGTCGGCGCCATATTTGACAG GGTCCTTACGGAGCTTGTCAATAAAATGAGAGATATGCAAATGGACAAAACAGAGCTTGGCTGCCTCCGAGCCATCGTCCTCTTCAACCCAG atgcTAAAGGGCTCTCCAACACTAGTGAGGTGGAGCTCCTTAGAGAAAAGGTCTATGCATCATTGGAAGCCTACTGCAAACAGAGATACCCAGAGCAACAGGGAAG GTTTGCTAAGCTCCTCCTTCGACTGCCAGCACTGCGATCCATTGGCTTGAAGTGCTTGGagcatctcttcttcttcaagCTGATTGGTGACACACCTATTGACACTTTCCTCATGGAAATGCTTGAAGCTCCCCATCAGTTGTCTTAG